The uncultured Carboxylicivirga sp. genomic interval CCTGTTTGATGATTGCAGCATCGTACGACGAGATTTTCGCTTGATTTAAGAGTTCAATTTGATCTTTGATATACTGTTTTGTTTCAAGCAGACGAGCGGCATTTATTCGTTTAAGTCTACCATCAGTTTTAATGGAATACTTGTTTCGGCGTAGAATCTGATAAAATACGTTACTGTTGTCGGTAATGACTCCACTTTTTAAATAGGCATTGCCCAAATTAATCAATGCTTCACCTGAAAAACCCGAGTCATCCTGTAATGCAAAACGCGAGGTAGCCTTTGCAATATTCATGTTTTTGCTACCTGCAACATTCCAGCTTAAGGCTGATCCATAAACAAACGATGGATACGAAACCGATAGTGGTTGCCAGTGTCCATAATCGCCCCAGTCGGTTATCAGGTAACCTTTGGCTTTATACTTTTCACCATTTTCGGCGGCATTTAACAGGTTGGCAAAAGCATTTTTGTTTCTTCCAATAATACTTAACCACGATGAGGTTCCCGGGCATACGTAATAATCCAATCCAGCATCTTTAAATTTCTTACATTGCTTATCAAATGGATGATTGGCTTCGTATCCCCAAATTAAAGCCACCATGTCTTTGGGTAAATATTTTATTAATTCGGGATGATTTAAAATAATATCGCCCCAAAACTGAGTGGTTCGTCCATATTTATCAACCTCTTTTTTTAATTCAAGAAGATAATTCAGATATACTTGTCCTTTGCCAATTTTCTTACATAGCTGTTTTGATTTACCAACACCTAGTTCAACAGTTTCGTCGCAACCAACATTAAAATACTGACTGCTGAAATTGGGCAATAGCTCTGCATACAATTCTCTCATTAATTTTAACGAACCGTCTTCCATTGGACTCAAGGTGTTTTTTGAGCGCATTCCCCAAATGGTTTTGCCGGGTTTTTCCAGTTCTGCCAAATGAGTATATTCGGGATGTTTCAGCCAACGGTTCATATGGCCAAATGAATTTTGATTAGGCACCAAATCAATAAATCGCTCTTTGCAGAATTTATCCAGTTGATGAATCTGTTCAGGCGTCATTGGGCTGGCATCTTTCCACACCAGTTCATGATTCTTGTAAGCAAAGGTGTGCTCGGTGTACAATTGTATTTCGTTTATCTTCCAACCAGCAAGTTGATCGATTAAAGACATCAAAGTATGCATGGTAGGTACTTTATCTCGACTGATATCAATCATGAGTCCGCGGCGTTGAAAATCTGGTTCATCCTTTATTTCAACGCATGGCCAATAACCTATTGCTTTGGCATAATCACCAATTTGATTTAAGGTGAGCAATGCATAATAGAAACCCGATTCAGAGCTGGATTGAATAACCATACCATCTGGTTTAATCGATAGGTGGTATCCTTGATGGCAAATGCTATTATCATCTTGGAATTGAAGAATATTAGTAGGTTCATACAACGCAAAGCTTTTTAGTTGAGCACTAATACCCGATTCAATCAGTTTATTTTGAAGTAGCAAGGTTGGCCCAATAAATTTGGGATTATGAATGGTGATGTCTCCATTCTTGATAGTAAGTTTTCCTTCCTTAATCTTTATTTCTTTGGGTTGTGGCAATAGAAAATCGGCAAGGTTTTCAGCCGAAATATGAATGGGAATAAGAATCAGAAGCAGTAAAATTACGGTGCGCATGTTTATTTGATATTAGTCTTGTTGTACTAGAATGGCCTCATTGAGGATGAGAGTTGTTAAGAAGTTGAAGTTTTAGTAAGACCGGGAAGCTGAGAACTTGTTCGAAGATCACCCGGCCGCACTTAAATTCAACGATTAAACAAGTTTCATCAACAATGTAGCCTTGATTTTCTTTGTTTCGTTTCTTGTATCAAGACAAGAAATGAATTGAAAAAAGCGAAGCCAAGATTCTTGCAACTTGAGTGAAAAAACAAATCGCAGATTCGTTTAATACAACAATGACGATGTGTATTTAATCATTCAGAAACGAAGATAAGGAAACACAGATAAAACAGGATATGTTTCTAGTGAGTTTATTAGTTATTAGGCAGAAGTTTAATTTCATATTCAAAGAGGTGACTTTATTGCTATTAATATTTAAGAAAGTAAGATGTTGGATACTCTAAAATAAAAGCGAGGTGTTCATTAAGTATTTGTTTTTTGATTGCTTGAAATCTATAAAATACTAGATTTGTAGTTCTTTATTTAGTTGATCATGTGGACATTTATAGGTGCTATTCTGGCTTTAATACTAGGATTTATTATTTACGGAAAATTTATTGAGCGTTTCTTTGGAGC includes:
- a CDS encoding family 20 glycosylhydrolase — encoded protein: MRTVILLLLILIPIHISAENLADFLLPQPKEIKIKEGKLTIKNGDITIHNPKFIGPTLLLQNKLIESGISAQLKSFALYEPTNILQFQDDNSICHQGYHLSIKPDGMVIQSSSESGFYYALLTLNQIGDYAKAIGYWPCVEIKDEPDFQRRGLMIDISRDKVPTMHTLMSLIDQLAGWKINEIQLYTEHTFAYKNHELVWKDASPMTPEQIHQLDKFCKERFIDLVPNQNSFGHMNRWLKHPEYTHLAELEKPGKTIWGMRSKNTLSPMEDGSLKLMRELYAELLPNFSSQYFNVGCDETVELGVGKSKQLCKKIGKGQVYLNYLLELKKEVDKYGRTTQFWGDIILNHPELIKYLPKDMVALIWGYEANHPFDKQCKKFKDAGLDYYVCPGTSSWLSIIGRNKNAFANLLNAAENGEKYKAKGYLITDWGDYGHWQPLSVSYPSFVYGSALSWNVAGSKNMNIAKATSRFALQDDSGFSGEALINLGNAYLKSGVITDNSNVFYQILRRNKYSIKTDGRLKRINAARLLETKQYIKDQIELLNQAKISSYDAAIIKQELLLASDLAIHACNVGIAKAQTKSGYFKDVSNEKKEELKQELSNIIDRHKSVWLLRNRIGGLEDSANKMGNILNTYQIH